Below is a window of Shinella sp. PSBB067 DNA.
TTGGAGCGGCGAACCTGCTCGCCGAGCTGCTCGCTCCATTCCGCACGCGTCTTCGGCGCATTGGCCGGCGTCGGCGCGGTGACCGTCGACTTCAGCAGCACCTCCTGCGGCACGACGACATGGAAGGTCGAGAGCACCGGCCCGATGCCGACGGCCATGTTGACCATGGCGACGAAGGTGTCGTCCGAACCGTCCTCGGCGGCCTTGCGGGTTTCCGCATTGTGCGCCGGGCCGAGGAAGGGCTCGAAGCCGTTCGCGCCGCGCACGGCGGTTTTCAGGACGCCCGAAATGCGGTCGAACATCATGGCCGCGAGGTCGAGCTCGATCTTGGAGAGCGGCCGCGGCTCGGGATCCTCGATGGAGTTGCTGACGGCGCCGAGCATGTTCTCGACGAGGGTGATGATCAGCGGGCTGTCGCAGATCAGCGTGAAGTGCTCGCACCAGTCGCGCAGCGAGGCATCGCAGAAGGCCATGGCGCCGCCGAGGCCGTTCGTCACCTCGCCGTACTTTCCCGTCGCAAAGCCGGCATAGGACACGGCGACCTCGAAGCCGAGTTCGCTTTCCAGCATGTCGGGCAGGAAATCGGCGAAGACCTCGCCGAGGCTGGCGCAGAGCCGGGAGATGGTCGCCTGGTCGCCGAGCTTGCCGGTGAGCCGGGCGAGGACGGTCGGGTCCATGGTCGGAAGATGTGTCACGGTTGCTGCGCTCATGGGTCAGGCCGCCTTCGAATCGCCGCCGCCGCCGGGATTCATCATCTCCTGCTCAACCGCGTCGATCGACGGGCGCTCGTAGGAGGAGATGGTCTTGCGGCCGTATTCCAGCGCCACCTGCGGCACGGATCCGTTCATGTAGGCGAGCAGCGTCTGCTTGACGATGACGTAGAGCCGGTTCTGCTTCTCGCGCACGACCTTGATGTTCGCGGTGATCGGCGCGACGACCGAATAGGACAGGAAGATGCCGAGCATGGTGCCGACGAGCGCCGAGCCGATGAGCCCGCCGAGGACTTCCGGCGATTCGTTGATCTTGCTCATGGCCTTGATGACCCCGAGGACGGCCGCGATGATGCCGATGGCCGGGAAGGCGTCGCCCATCGTGGTCATCGCCTGGTAGGGCTTCATCTTGTCGCGCGTGATGGTCTGGATCTCCTCGTCCATCAGCGCCTCGATCTCGTGGGAGCGGGCATTGCCAATGATGATGAGGCGGACATAGTCGCAGATGAAGGCGGTGAGTTCCTTGTTCTTCAGGACGGTCGGCGCGGACTGGAAGATCGGCGATTCCTCGGGATTGTCGATATGGGCTTCGATCTCGTTGCGCGACTTGGTGCGCAGGTCCCGCATCAGGCTGTAGAGCACGCCGAGCGTATCGAGATAGTCGCGCTCCTTCGGCACCTTGTGCTTGAAGGCCTCGCCCAGCGCCTTGCCCGTCTCCTTGATCACCTTCATCGTGTTCGCCACGATGAAGCCGCCGACACCGGCGCCGCCGATGATCATGAGTTCGAACGGCTGGTTCAGCACCTCGACGTGCCCGCCCATGGCCATGAAGCCGCCCAAGACGCAGCCGATGGTGACGATGAGACCGATAATGATGTTCATGAGCGCAGGTGTCCCGACACAATTCTGACCGTTCCGGGATACGGTTCCAGCCTTGCGTGAAGCTGTACCTCACGGCGGGTTAACGGATCAGGTTCGCGCAAGCAAAACCCGTGAAGATCGTGGTTCAAAACGGACATCCATGTCGTCCCGAACCCGATCGGCAGCCCATCGTGACCACCACCTATACGAGCTACAAGCTGATTTCCGCCGACCTCTCGACGTCGCTGAAGCGCGTCTCGGAGCAGCCGGACGTCAAGCGCGAGACGGAATACTATCTTTCGAAGATCGGCGGCATAAAGTCGGTCGACGCGTTCTTCGCCGACGACAGGCTCTATAACTACGTGATGAAGGCGCATGGCCTGGAGGACATGGCCTATGCCAAGGCCTTCATGCGCAAGGTGCTGACCGAGGGCATCGACGACAAGGACGCCTTCGCCAACAAGCTCTCCGACAGCCGCTACAAGGAACTGGCGGAATCGCTGAACTTCGCCCGCCACGGCGAGCTCGCCACCACCTTCGACCGCGCCCAGAAGGGCGTCGTGGACAAATATGCGCGCGAGACCCTCGAAGTCAGCGCCGGCGAGGACAATACGGGCGTGCGGCTGGCGCTCTATTTCGAGCGCATGGCCTCCTCGATCACCTCGGGCTATTCCATCATCGCCGACGACGCGCTGGCGCAGGTGGTCCGCACCGCGCTGCAGCTTCCCGCCGAATTCGCCGGCACGGACGTCGACCGCCAGGCCGCCCATTATGAAAAGGCGATCGATCTTGCCGATTTCAAGGACCCGTCCAAGGTCGGCAAGTTCCTCGAGCGCTTCACCGCGATGTGGGAACTGGAGAACCCGTCGGGCAGCTACGATCCGCTCACGGTGTTCAAGTCGTCGAGCGTGACAGGCATCTCGACCGACCTCCTCCTTTCCATCAACAACCTGAAACTCGGAGGTCGCTGAGATGCAGACCGGGCTCTATGTATCGCTTTCGTCCCAGATCGCGCTCGACCGCCGCATGGCCACCCTTGCCGACAACGTCGCGAACTCGACGACGGTCGGTTTCCGCGCCACGGAGGTGAAGTTCAACCAGGTCGTCAGCGACCAGAAGAACGCCGACGTCGCCTTCGTCTCGCAGGGCGAGGAGTTCCTCTCGGCGCGCAACGGCGGCCTGACGCAGACGAACGGCCAGCTCGATTTCGCGATCCGCGGCGAAGCCTGGTTCCAGGTGGACACGCCGGCCGGTCCCGCGCTCACCCGCGACGGCCGCTTCACGCTGACGGAGGCCGGCGACCTCGTGACGCTGAACGGCTATCCGGTGCTCGATCCCGGCGGCGGTCCGATCCAGATCGATGCGAATGCCGGCCCCATCACGCTCAGCGCCGACGGCCAGCTCAACCAGAACGGCCGGCCGGTCGCCGCGCTCGGCATTTTCGAGGCCGACCTTTCCGGCGGCTTCGCGCGCGCCGGCAACAGCGGCATCATCACCACCATCCCGCCGCAGCCGGTGACCGACCGCGTCGATGCCGGCGTGGCGCAGGGCTATGTTGAGGAATCGAACGTCAACGCCATCGCCGAGATGACGCAGCTCATCCAGGTCACCCGCGCCTTCGAGAATATCGCCGCGCTGATGCGCAGCAGCGAGGATTCCATGAACGAGGCGGTCCGCACGCTCGGGGGCAGCAAGTAAGCGATGGCGACGACGGAAGGTGCGATGGCGAAAGAGACCGGCGTTCCCGAGGGCGGGCGCATGCTGAATGCCCTGGCGGGACTGGTGCGGCGCTATTCGACGCCGGAATTCTCGGTCGCCCATGGCGGCCATGTGCAGACCATCGCGGCCGGTAACTATACCGTCGGCGGCCTGTCGCGCCATGTGCGCCTCGGCGAGTTCGTCGCGCACAAGAGCGCCACCGGCATCCATCTCGGCGAGGTCGTCCGCGTCGAGCCGGAAACGGTGGTCGTCTGCCCCATCGAGCCGGGCGAGCCGATCGGCATCCACGACACCGTCATCCGCAAGGGCGCCTTCCGCGTCGCGCCGACCGCCGCCTGGTGCGGCCGCACGATCAACGCGCTCGGCGAGCCCATCGACGGCCTCGGGCCGCTGGTGCAGGGCGACGTGCGCCGCTCCATCTCCAACACCGCTCCGCCGTCCATGACGCGCAAGCGCGTCGAGAAGGGCTTCCAGACGGGCGTGCGCGCCATCGACATCTTCGCGCCGCTCTGCCTCGGCCAGCGTCTCGGAATCTTCGCCGGCTCCGGCGTCGGCAAGTCGACGCTGCTGTCGATGCTCGCCCGCGCCGACGCCTTCGACAGGGTGGTCATCGCGCTGGTCGGCGAGCGCGGCCGCGAAGTGCGCGAATTCATCGAGGACACGCTCGGCGAAAACCTCGCCAAGTCCGTCGCGGTCGTCGCGACCAGCGACGAGAGCCCGATGCTGCGCAAGATGGCGCCGCTGACGGCCGTCACCATCGCCGAGCACTACCGCGACCAGGGCGACAACGTGCTGCTGATCATCGACAGCGTGACGCGCTTTGCCCATGCGATCCGCGAGGTGGCGACCGCCTCCGGCGAGCCGCCCATCGCCCGCGGCTACCCGGCCTCCGTCTTCACCGAGCTGCCGCGCCTCCTGGAGCGCGCCGGGCCGGGCGCGGAGGGCACCGGCACGATCACGGCGATCATCTCGATCCTCGTCGACGGCGACAACCACAACGACCCGATCGCCGACTCGACGCGCGGCATCCTCGACGGCCATATCGTCTTGGAACGCAGCCTGGCCGAGGAGGGGCGCTATCCGCCGATCAACCCGCTCGCCTCCATTTCGCGCCTTGCCCGCAAGGCCTGGACGCCGGACCAGGAGAAGCTGGTCTCGCGGCTGAAGGCGCTGATCCACCGCTTCGAGGAAACGCGCGACCTGCGCCTCATCGGCGGCTACCGCCCGGGCGGCGATCCCGACCTCGACATGGCGATCAAGCAGGTGCCGATCATCTACGAGGTTCTCAAACAGACGCCGGGCGAAAGGCCCGCCGGCGATGCCTTCGCCGATCTCGCGATCGCGCTGAAGAACGCGGCAGGGCAGGGCGCGGCGCCGGCCGTGCGAAGGGGATGACAGTGACGGATTCCGACGCAGACGAGACCATCCATCCGCTCCGGCGCAAGGAGCGCGGGCGGCGCTACAGCTTCGGCGACAAGCTTATTGTCGGCGCCGGCGTGATGCTTGCGGCCGGTGCGGCCTTCTTTCCCTGGTACGTCTTCCTCAACCCGGAAAAGTTCTCGGTGCCGACGCTCTGGCAGGGCACGACCCGCAACCTGCCGGAAATGCCGGGCAAGCAGGTGGTGAGCGTCTCGCCCGCCGCCATGGTCGACGACGACAAGGATCCTGCTCCCGCCAGCCTCGACCCGGTCGCCACGGCCACCACGTCCGGGCTCGGCGCGGAGACGTCGCTCGGCGCACCGGTGGAGACCGGCCTCGACCAGCCGCTACCCGCCGATTCCGGCTTCCGCCTGATGCATGTGGCCAACGGCCGGGCGCTGATCGAGGACGCCCGCGGCATGTATATCGTGCGCGTCGGCTCGATCCTGCCGGACAACAGCCGCCTCGCCACGCTGGAGCAGCGCGACGGCGCCTGGGTCATCGTGACCTCGAACGGCGACGTCATCAAGCGCAACTGAGGGGCGGCTTCCGCGCCGTCACGATTCGGCCGGCCTCCAGTGGCCGGCCGGCTGCGCGCTGCAACGCGCAGCCTTGTCTTTTATTTCCCCGGAAATTCAGGAGCTTGCCGGCAGGCCGCCGCCAATGCAAGTCCCACGCAAGATTGGCTCCGTAGGTTCACCGCGAACAAGGATGGAGCTTGTCATGCAACCGATACAACTGTTTGAACTGGCATCGAAACAGGCCGAATGGCTGGCCGTCCGCCAGAGCGTGGTTGCAGGCAACATCGCCAATTCCAACACGCCCGGCTTCAAGGCGAAGGACGTGACCCCCTTCCAGTCGGTGCTCGAGACGACGGGCATCCGCATGGCGGCGACGCAGCCCGGCCACTTCACCGAAACCGAAATGGCCAGCCGCGTCATCGAGACCCGGCCCACCGAGGAGATCGGCGTGCAGGAGTCGGGCAACACCGTCGGCCTTGCCGAGGAACTCATGAAAGAGGGCCAGGTCAAGCGTGAGTTCGAGTTGAATGCCGGCCTCGTAAAGGCCTTTCATCGCATGATGCTGATGACAGTCAGAAGGTAAGAAATGGATCCGCTCGTAGCTTCCCTGAAAGTCGCGGCCTCGGGTATCGAGGCGCAGTCCACCCGCATACGCATCGTCTCGGAAAATCTCGCCAACGCCCGCTCGACGGGTGACACGCCCGGCGCCGATCCCTTCCGCCGCAAGACCGTGACCTTCTCGGCCGAGCTCGACCGCGCGACCAACGCCTCGCTCGTCCAGGTCTCGCGCCTCGGCTTCGACGAAGGCGACTTTTCCAGCGAGTACGATCCCGGCAACCCGGCGGCCGACGAGAAGGGCTTCGTCAAGATGCCGAATGTCAACGTGCTGGTCGAAATGGCCGACATGCGGGAAGCCAATCGCTCCTACGAGGCGAACCTCCAGAGCATCAAGCAGTCGCGCGACCTGATCAGCGCGACGATCGACCTCCTGAGGGCCTCGCAATGATCGACAGCATCAAGAGCATAAACGGCCTTCTTTCCGGCAGCGCCCTGACGGGCGTCGAGACGGGAAGCGCGAATTCCGTCTCCGCCGCCGCCGCGCAGGGAACGGGCTCACAGGTGAGCTTCGCCCAGATCATGGGCGACATGGCAAGCGACATGGCCAACACGGTGAAACTCGGCGAGGCCAAGTCCTTCGAAGCCATCCAGGGCAAGGCATCGACCCGTGAAGTGGTCGACGCCGTCATGAACGCCGAGCAGACGCTGCAGACCGCCATCGCCATCCGCGACAAGGTCGTCACCGCCTATCTCGAAATAGCCAGAATGCAGATCTGAGGACCGGACATGAAAGCCCTTGCCATCGCCGCCACCGGCATGAACGCGCAGCAGACCAACCTCGAAGTGATCGCGAACAACATCGCGAACATCAACACGACCGGCTTCAAGCGCGCCCGCGCCGAGTTCTCGGACCTGCTCTACCAGACCGAGCGCGCCGCCGGCGTGCCGAACCGCGCCAACCAGGCGGTCGTGCCGGAAGGCGCGATCATCGGCCTCGGCGTGAAGACCGCGGCCGTGCGCAACCTGCACCTCCAGGGCGGCCTCGTCTCCACGGGCAACTCCTTCGACCTCGCGCTGATCGGCCGCGGCTGGTTCCAGATCGAGGCGTCGGACGGCTCCACGCTCTATACCCGCGCGGGCGCCTTCAACACCAATGCGGAAGGCCAGCTCGTCACCCTCGACGGCTACACGGTCGTGCCCGGCATCACGGTGCCGCAGGACGCGACCGAGGTCACCGTCACCAAGTCCGGCCAGGTCTTCGCGACCGTTGCCGGCCAGCAGCAGGACCTCGGCCAGATCACGCTCGCGAACTTCGTCAACGAGGCCGGCTTGGAGCCGCTCGGCGAGAACCTCTTCCGCGAGACCGCCGCCTCGGGCGCGGCCACCGTCGGCGCGCCGGATGAAGCGGGCTTCGCCTATATCCAGCAGAACTACCTCGAAGCGTCGAACGTCGATCCCGTCAAGGAAATCACCGACCTGATCTCCGCCCAGCGTGCCTATGAAATGAACTCGAAGATCATCCAGGCGGCGGACGAGATGGCGGCGGTGGTCAGCAAGAACCTGAGATAGCAACCGGACATGCGGGGAACATGATGTTTCGCCTGATAGCAGCCCTTCGTACGGGAAAGACCCTTCCGGCCCTCCGGCGCGCGGCGCTTGCCGTGCCCGCCGTGCTGCTTGGTCTTCTCGTGGCCGACGCAGCCCTTGCCGGCGTGCGCACCGCCGTCGTGCCGAAGCGCGTCATCTATCCCGGCGAGGAACTCGATGCGGGCCAGCTCGAGGAGGTCGAGGTCACCAACCCGAACATCGTGAACGGCTATGCGGAGACCATCGGCGCCGTCAACGGGCTGGTGAGCAAGCGCACGCTGCTGCCGGGCCGGGTCATCCTCACCTCGGCGCTGCGCGAGCCTTTCGCCGTTTCCCGCGGCACCACCGTCCAGCTCGTCTTCGACGCCGGCACGCTCGTGCTGCGCGCCGCCGGCACGCCCCTGCAGGATGCCGCGGTGGGCGAGCTGATCCGCGTGCGCAACAAGGATTCGGGCGTCATCGTCTCCGGCACGGTCATGGCGGACGGAACCGTACATGTGGTGGCGAAATGATTCAGTCCATTCTATCGCGCGCCGCTGTCGTTCTTGCCTGCCTGATGCTGGCCGCGGGGCCTGCCCTGCCGGCCGCTCGGATCAAGGACGTCGCCTCGCTCCAGGCAGGCCGTGAGAACCAGCTCATCGGCTACGGCCTCGTCGTCGGCCTCCAGGGCACGGGCGACAGCATGCGCTCCTCGCCCTTCACCGAGCAGTCCGTGCGCGCGATGCTGCAGAACCTCGGCATCTCGATGGTCGGCACGCAGACGCGCGCCAAGAACATCGCCGCCGTGCTCGTCACCGCCAACCTTCCGCCCTTCGCCAGCCCCGGCAGCCGCATCGACGTGACCGTCGGCTCGCTCGGCGATGCGACGTCGCTGCGCGGCGGCACGCTCGTCATGACCTCGCTTTCCGGCGCCGACGGCCAGATCTATGCGGTCGCCCAGGGCTCGATCGTCGTTACCGGCGTCAGCGCCAGCGGCGATGCGGCAAGCGTCCAGCAGGGCGTGACGACCGCCGGGCGCGTGCCGAATGGCGCCATCATCGAGCGCGAGCTGCCCTCGCGCTTCAAGGACGCCTCCGATCTCGTCCTGCAACTGCGCAACCCCGACTTCTCGACCGCGGTCGGCATGGCCGATGCGATCAACCGCTACGCGGCCGCCCAGTACGGTGCGCCGATCGCCGAATCGCGCGATTCCCAGTCCGTCTACGTCGCCAAGCCGAAGATGGCGGACCTTGCCCGCCTGATGGCCGACATCGAGAACCTCGTCGTGGAGACGGACGCGCCGGCGCGCGTCGTCATCAACGAGCGCACGGGCACGATCGTCATCGGCCAGGACGTGCGCATCTCGCCGGTCGCCGTCAGCTACGGGTCGCTGACCGTGCAGGTCAACGAGATGCCGCAGGTGGTCCAGCCGGAACCCTTCTCCAGGGGCGTGACGGCGGTTCAGCCGAGCACGGACATCCTCCTCCAGCAGGAAGGCGGCAATGTCGCCGTGCTCGACGGCTCCAGCCTGCGCTCGCTGGTCTCGGGTCTCAACAGCATCGGCGTGAAGCCGGATGGCATCATCTCCATCCTGCAGAGCATCAAGACGGCCGGTGCCCTCCAGGCGGAACTGGTGCTGCAATGATGACAGGCATGACCCCCTCCACCCTCGCGCGCAGGCTCGCCTTTCCCCTGGCCGGCTTCGTCATGATGGCCATTCCCGGCGCCTTCGCCGAGGAACGGCCCGTGATCACGACGACCAATGCCAGCGCCGATGAGATCCGCGAATTCTGCACCAATATCGCCGATGCTGCGCGCGACCAGCGCTATCTCCTCCAGAAGCAGGAACTGGAGAAGCTGCAGAAGGATGTCGACGAGCGCATCAAGACGCTGGAAGCCCGCCGCGCCGAGTACCAGGACTGGCTGAAGCGCCGCAATGACTTCCTGAAGTCCGCCGAGGCGGGCCTCGTCGAGATCTACCGCAAGATGAAGCCGGATGCCGCCGCCGCGCAGCTTGCCGAGCTCGACCCGGAGATCGCCTCCGCCATCGTCATGAAGCTGCCGCCGCGCCAGTCGAGCACCATCCTCGGCGAGATGCCGGCCGACAAGGCCGCGGCGCTGACCCGCATCATCGCCTCGGCGACCGATCCGAACACCTCAAAGGACCCGTCATGAAAAAGACCGCCTTCGCACTCTCCGTCGCGCTGGCCTTGTCGGGCTGCTCCAACCAGGCGCTCAACGAGATCGGCAAAGCACCCGCGATGAGCCCGATCGGCAGCGGCCTGAACTACGCCGCGACCCCGCAGATGGCGGCCTATCCCAAGCAGCCGCGCACGGCGGTCTCCGGCTATTCCATCTGGAGCGACCAGCAATCGGCGCTCTTCAAGGATTCGCGCGCCTTCAAGGTGGGCGACATCCTGACGGTCAATATCCGCGTCAACGACAAGGCGAGCTTCGACAACAAGACCGACCGCTCGCGCAGCAACAAGAGCGGCATCAATTTCGGCCTCAGCGGCTCGACCGCCAGCAGCAGCGTCGACGCCAAGGGCGATCTTGGCTTCGGCTCGACCACCAGCACCAAGGGCGACGGCTCGACCGAGCGCTCGGAAAAGCTGAACCTGCTCGTCGCGGCCGTCGTCACCGGCGTCATCGAGAACGGCAACCTGCTGATCAGCGGCTCGCAGGAGGTGCGAGTCAACCATGAACTGCGCATCCTCAACGTCGCCGGCATCGTTCGGCCGCAGGATGTCGATGCCAACAACATGATCGCCTACGAGCGCATCGCGGAAGCCCGCATCTCCTACGGCGGCCGCGGCCGCCTGACCGAAGTGCAGCAGCCGCCATGGGGCCAGCAGGCCGTCGATCTGCTCTCGCCGATCTGACGATCTCGGCACAATCGCGAAACGGGAAAGAAGACCATGGCGGACGAAGAGCAGGGCGAGAAGAAGAAGCCGTCGCTCGTCATCACCATCGCGGCCATCGCCGTCCTGACGCTGCTGGCCGCCGGCGGCGGCTGGTTCGTGGGCAACATGCTTGCCCCGCCGCCGGCCGAAAAGCCGGCCGAGGAGGCGAAGGCGGCGCCGGCCGGCGGCCATGGCGGCGGCGAGAGCGCCAAGGGGGAGGCCGTGCCCCATATCTCGACCGAGGCCAACGGCGTGGTGCTGCTCGATCCCATCACCAGCAACCTCGCCTATCCCTCGGACAACCGCGTGCGCCTCGAAGTCGCGCTGATGTTCAAGGGGGCGCCCGACGTGGCGCTGGCGGAGGAGATCCACCAGGATATCATGGCCTATATGCGCACGGTCTCGCTCCAGCAGGTGCAGGGCCCGCGCGGTTTCCAATATCTCCGGGAAGACTTGCAGGAGCGGGTTGACCTCAGGTCCGAAGGACGCGTAACGAACGTCATGTTCCGGACCTTTGTGATCGAATGATTCGAGCCCTTCTGACCTTCGTCGCCATGATGGCGATGACCGGTGTGGCCTACGCCCAGCAGCAATTGCAATTGCCGGGCGGTCTTCTCAATGCGCCCGTCGACGGCTCGGTCGCCTCCTGGATCATCCGCACCTTCGGCCTGCTCACCGTCCTTTCGGTGGCGCCCGGCATCCTCATCATGGTGACGAGCTTTCCACGCTTCGTCATCGCCTTTTCGATCCTGCGTTCCGGCATGGGGCTCGCCACCACGCCGTCGAACATGATCCTCGTCTCGCTCGCGCTGTTCATGACCTTCTACGTCATGGCGCCGACTTTCGACCGTGCCTGGCAGAACGGCGTCGAGCCGCTGATCGCCAACCAGATCGACGAGACCGAGGCCGCCAAGCGCATCGCCGAACCCTTCCGCGAGTTCATGGTGGCCAATACCCGCGACAAGGACATCGAGCTCTTCATCTCGCTTGCCGAGGAACGCGGCCAGAAGGTCATGGAAGGCAATATCGCGGACCTGCGTGTCGTCATCCCCGCCTTCATGATCTCTGAAATCCGCCGCGGCTTCGAGATCGGCTTCCTCGTCGTCCTGCCCTTCCTCGTCATCGACCTGATCGTCGCCACCATCACCATGGCCATGGGCATGATGATGCTGCCGCCGACGTCCATCTCGCTGCCCTTCAAGATCCTGTTCTTCGTCCTCATCGACGGCTGGAACCTGCTCGTCGGCAGCCTCGTGCGCTCCTTCAACTGAAGCCGGTCCGGCAATATCGCTTGGGCGGTTTTCCGCCCGCGAACGCGCGTCTAACACCTTCTTAACCATAGGCATTTACCCCCGGTTCACCCTGTTTCGCGGCCGGTCGGATGCGACCTGCCGATTTAAGGAGTTGGCAAGGATTGGCTGCGAGTTTTGACCCAACACGACGGGTTTGGTGTCCCTTCACATCGCTGAAGAAACCGAGTTGGCATGAGGCCGAACCGCCGTAACCGGTAAAGTACCCAGTCCGGTATGTCCCCACCAGTATTTCGTTTAAAGGGACAACTAGAATGTCGAGCATTCTCACCAACACGTCTGCAATCTCCGCCCTGCAGACCCTGCGCACCATCAACAACGACATGGAAACGACGCAGGACCGTATTTCCTCGGGCATGCGCGTCGGCGCAGCCAAGGACAACGCTGCCTACTGGTCGATCGCGACCACCATGCGCTCTGACAACGCCGCCCTTTCCGC
It encodes the following:
- the fliL gene encoding flagellar basal body-associated protein FliL, with the protein product MADEEQGEKKKPSLVITIAAIAVLTLLAAGGGWFVGNMLAPPPAEKPAEEAKAAPAGGHGGGESAKGEAVPHISTEANGVVLLDPITSNLAYPSDNRVRLEVALMFKGAPDVALAEEIHQDIMAYMRTVSLQQVQGPRGFQYLREDLQERVDLRSEGRVTNVMFRTFVIE
- the fliP gene encoding flagellar type III secretion system pore protein FliP (The bacterial flagellar biogenesis protein FliP forms a type III secretion system (T3SS)-type pore required for flagellar assembly.), whose amino-acid sequence is MIRALLTFVAMMAMTGVAYAQQQLQLPGGLLNAPVDGSVASWIIRTFGLLTVLSVAPGILIMVTSFPRFVIAFSILRSGMGLATTPSNMILVSLALFMTFYVMAPTFDRAWQNGVEPLIANQIDETEAAKRIAEPFREFMVANTRDKDIELFISLAEERGQKVMEGNIADLRVVIPAFMISEIRRGFEIGFLVVLPFLVIDLIVATITMAMGMMMLPPTSISLPFKILFFVLIDGWNLLVGSLVRSFN
- the flgH gene encoding flagellar basal body L-ring protein FlgH, which produces MKKTAFALSVALALSGCSNQALNEIGKAPAMSPIGSGLNYAATPQMAAYPKQPRTAVSGYSIWSDQQSALFKDSRAFKVGDILTVNIRVNDKASFDNKTDRSRSNKSGINFGLSGSTASSSVDAKGDLGFGSTTSTKGDGSTERSEKLNLLVAAVVTGVIENGNLLISGSQEVRVNHELRILNVAGIVRPQDVDANNMIAYERIAEARISYGGRGRLTEVQQPPWGQQAVDLLSPI